The following are encoded together in the Tatumella ptyseos genome:
- a CDS encoding YheU family protein gives MIIPWQELPTETLQSVIESFVLQEGTDYGEQEKTLSEKVADITRQLKAGEIVIVWSELHESVSLRAARDIR, from the coding sequence ATGATCATACCTTGGCAAGAACTCCCGACAGAAACGTTACAGAGCGTCATCGAGTCCTTTGTATTACAAGAAGGAACAGATTATGGTGAGCAAGAGAAAACCTTGTCCGAGAAAGTTGCTGATATTACCCGGCAACTTAAAGCAGGGGAGATCGTCATTGTTTGGTCGGAATTACATGAATCAGTCAGCCTCCGTGCTGCACGAGATATACGCTGA
- a CDS encoding LysE family translocator has translation MELSLFLSLFGFLWVAAITPGPNNMLLTTSGANFGFVRTIPLMLGIMFGMQIMLLLIAFGVGNLIILYPALHLFLKIAGSAYLLWLAWKITTAAYESLEVKDHPEKTLPLWQGAVLQLVNPKAWLMSLGAVASFSLSGNAYITSIVGISLAMFLVNLIAGCIWLAFGTVIGRWLHSPRAWRQFNMIMGLLTALSVVFIWL, from the coding sequence ATGGAACTCAGTCTTTTTCTCTCATTATTTGGTTTTTTGTGGGTCGCAGCCATTACACCGGGGCCCAATAATATGCTACTTACGACCTCTGGCGCCAATTTTGGTTTCGTTCGTACTATACCATTGATGCTAGGCATTATGTTTGGCATGCAAATCATGCTGTTACTGATTGCCTTCGGTGTCGGTAATCTTATTATCCTCTATCCTGCATTACACTTGTTCTTAAAAATCGCAGGAAGTGCTTATCTACTGTGGTTGGCATGGAAAATCACGACGGCTGCCTATGAATCTCTTGAGGTGAAAGACCATCCAGAAAAGACGTTGCCATTATGGCAAGGTGCGGTATTACAACTCGTCAACCCTAAAGCCTGGTTAATGTCCTTGGGCGCGGTTGCCAGTTTCAGTCTAAGCGGTAACGCCTATATTACCTCGATTGTCGGCATTAGTTTAGCCATGTTTTTAGTCAACCTTATTGCGGGATGCATCTGGCTAGCCTTCGGTACGGTGATTGGTCGTTGGCTACACAGTCCACGCGCATGGCGACAATTCAATATGATTATGGGATTGTTAACCGCCCTGAGCGTGGTATTTATCTGGTTGTAA
- a CDS encoding hydrolase, whose amino-acid sequence MDQTSPENLNNYHNDENDFTPIRCLRNAHIQTLLPRILRRMVRIKPVWQRLELPDGDFVDLAWSEDPMLAKHKPRAVIFHGLEGSVKSPYAHGLLASFQQKGWLGVVMHYRGCSGEPNRLKQSYHSADIEDASYFLRWMKEKLGPGWTSATGFSLGGNMLACLMGSQGDECLLDAGVIVSAPLMLEPCSVKIEDGFSRFYQHYLLTRLKKSLRRKLKAHPHLFSIAPGELKKIKKLREFDDKITSRIYHFSDALDYYRQASGMPWLASITKPLLIIHAADDPFMTDDVIPLPEQLSPTIDYQLSEYGGHVGFVTGSLFKPVMWLEQRIPQWLSTQLDTPS is encoded by the coding sequence ATGGATCAGACAAGCCCTGAGAACCTGAATAATTATCATAATGACGAGAATGATTTCACCCCTATTCGTTGTTTGAGAAATGCACATATTCAGACTCTATTACCCAGAATCTTACGCCGTATGGTCCGTATCAAACCTGTTTGGCAGCGTCTAGAGCTACCCGATGGGGACTTTGTCGATCTCGCTTGGAGCGAAGATCCAATGTTGGCAAAACATAAGCCACGCGCGGTTATTTTTCATGGCCTAGAAGGCAGTGTAAAAAGTCCTTACGCTCATGGCCTACTCGCCTCTTTTCAACAGAAAGGATGGTTAGGAGTGGTCATGCACTATCGCGGCTGCAGTGGCGAGCCAAATCGATTAAAGCAGAGCTACCACTCGGCGGATATCGAGGATGCTAGTTATTTTCTTCGTTGGATGAAAGAGAAGTTGGGGCCAGGCTGGACTTCCGCAACCGGGTTCTCCCTAGGTGGAAACATGCTTGCTTGTCTTATGGGAAGCCAAGGGGACGAGTGCCTGCTCGATGCGGGAGTAATAGTTTCAGCGCCACTCATGCTTGAGCCCTGTAGCGTCAAAATCGAAGATGGCTTTTCGCGTTTTTATCAGCATTATTTATTAACACGTTTGAAAAAAAGTCTACGCCGTAAACTAAAGGCGCATCCACATCTCTTTTCAATTGCTCCGGGTGAACTTAAGAAGATAAAAAAGCTTCGCGAGTTTGACGATAAGATTACCTCTCGTATTTATCATTTTTCTGATGCTTTAGACTATTACCGACAAGCTAGTGGTATGCCTTGGCTTGCGAGTATTACTAAACCACTATTAATTATTCATGCGGCAGATGACCCCTTTATGACTGACGATGTTATCCCTTTACCTGAACAGCTTTCACCAACGATTGACTATCAGTTAAGTGAATATGGTGGACATGTTGGTTTCGTTACGGGTAGCTTGTTTAAGCCAGTAATGTGGCTTGAACAACGTATTCCTCAGTGGCTTTCAACACAATTGGATACGCCATCATGA
- the kefG gene encoding glutathione-regulated potassium-efflux system ancillary protein KefG, with the protein MSSSPKILLLYAHPEAQESVVNSKLLKSARQVEHVTVHDLYATYPNFFIDIYREQQLLREHDIIVFQYPLYTYSCPSLLKEWLDRVLSRGFASGMGESALEGKTLRCVVTTGEPESAYQSQGLNRYPLGEIMRPFELVAQTCHMQWMSPMVIYHARRQPLDVLKSLAAAYSDWLTQPLPEEIMDGRI; encoded by the coding sequence ATGTCATCTTCACCGAAAATACTTTTGCTTTATGCTCACCCTGAGGCACAGGAATCAGTGGTAAACAGCAAGCTACTCAAGTCAGCTCGCCAAGTTGAGCATGTTACGGTGCATGACCTTTATGCGACGTATCCCAACTTTTTTATTGATATCTATCGTGAACAACAATTGTTACGGGAGCACGATATTATTGTGTTTCAATATCCCCTTTATACTTATAGTTGTCCCTCGCTACTCAAAGAGTGGCTGGACCGAGTACTATCCCGTGGATTTGCTTCGGGGATGGGGGAATCAGCCTTAGAAGGTAAGACCTTACGCTGTGTTGTCACTACCGGTGAGCCAGAAAGTGCTTATCAATCTCAGGGATTGAACCGATATCCACTTGGCGAGATTATGCGACCGTTCGAATTGGTCGCGCAGACTTGCCATATGCAATGGATGTCGCCAATGGTTATTTATCATGCAAGGCGCCAGCCTTTAGATGTCTTAAAGTCCCTTGCTGCAGCATATTCAGACTGGCTCACTCAGCCATTACCAGAGGAGATAATGGATGGGCGGATCTGA
- a CDS encoding YheV family putative zinc ribbon protein, whose translation MRKRFIAGAICRHCQAKDTLALWKESGVEVVECVNCGDQMREADKQVQSAVRKDEQIIGVFTPE comes from the coding sequence ATGCGTAAACGTTTTATTGCCGGAGCGATATGCCGGCACTGCCAAGCAAAAGATACTCTAGCCCTTTGGAAAGAGTCGGGCGTTGAAGTGGTTGAATGTGTTAACTGCGGTGACCAGATGCGTGAGGCGGACAAACAAGTGCAATCAGCGGTGCGAAAAGATGAACAAATTATTGGGGTGTTTACACCTGAGTAA
- the crp gene encoding cAMP-activated global transcriptional regulator CRP — translation MVLGKPQTDPTLEWFLSHCHIHKYPSKSTLIHQGEKAETLYYIVKGSVAVLIKDEEGKEMILSYLNQGDFIGELGLFEEGQERSAWVRAKSACEVAEISYKKFRQLIQVNPEILIRLSAQMARRLQVTSEKVGNLAFLDVTGRIAQTLLHLAHQPDAMTHPDGMQIKITRQEIGQIVGCSRETVGRILKMLEDQNLISAHGKTIVVYGTR, via the coding sequence ATGGTTCTTGGTAAACCACAAACAGACCCTACATTAGAATGGTTCCTCTCCCATTGCCATATTCATAAGTATCCGTCAAAAAGCACCTTGATCCATCAAGGTGAAAAAGCAGAGACGCTTTATTACATTGTTAAAGGTTCTGTCGCGGTACTGATTAAAGATGAAGAAGGCAAAGAGATGATCCTTTCTTACCTTAATCAGGGCGATTTTATTGGTGAGCTTGGCTTATTTGAAGAAGGACAAGAGCGTAGTGCTTGGGTCAGAGCTAAGTCCGCGTGTGAAGTCGCTGAAATTTCCTACAAAAAATTTCGCCAATTGATACAGGTAAATCCGGAAATTCTTATCCGCCTTTCAGCACAGATGGCACGACGCCTACAGGTCACTTCAGAGAAAGTCGGTAACTTAGCCTTCTTGGACGTCACCGGTCGTATTGCGCAAACTCTGCTGCATCTTGCTCACCAACCCGATGCGATGACGCACCCTGATGGGATGCAAATAAAAATTACCCGTCAAGAAATTGGGCAGATCGTCGGATGTTCACGCGAAACCGTTGGACGCATTCTCAAGATGTTAGAAGATCAAAACCTAATTTCGGCCCATGGTAAAACTATCGTAGTGTACGGCACACGCTAA
- a CDS encoding ABC transporter ATP-binding protein: protein MIVFSSLQLRRGTRVLLDNASATINPGQKVGLVGKNGCGKSTLLSLLKQEISAESGNVNYPANWSLAWVNQETPALSTSAIDYVIDGDREFRDLEAQLSVANQVNDGNQIALLHGKLEAIQAWSIQARAASLLYGLGFSHTQLQSPVKDFSGGWRMRLNLAQALICRSDLLLLDEPTNHLDLDAVIWLEKWLKSYTGTLILISHDRDFLDPTVGKILHIEQEKLMDYTGNYSDFERQRATKLAQQQSLYQSQQTKVAHLQHYIDRFRAKATKAKQAQSRLKMLERMEMIAPAHVDNPFTFKFRAPESLPSPLLTMEKVTAGYGDKVILQSIKLNLVPGSRIGLLGKNGAGKSTLIKLLSGELNPQSGVVNLAKGVKLGYFAQHQLEYLRAEESPLQHLQRQAPKELEQHLRDYLGGFGFQGDQVKAPTAQFSGGEKARLVLALIVWERPNLLLLDEPTNHLDLDMRQALTEALIDFEGALVVVSHDRHLLRATTDDLYLVHSGSVEMFAGDLDDYQQWLADQQKETTPSQKSETSRDNSQSAQSRKDQKRRDAELRTKTQPLRKQIEKLEKQMSEHQRKLAEDEEKLADPTIYEASRKPELTDTLQHRTAVQAQLEEIELAWLDAQEELEALLASES, encoded by the coding sequence ATGATTGTCTTCTCTTCCTTACAATTACGACGCGGAACCCGCGTACTCTTAGACAATGCCTCAGCAACCATTAATCCGGGTCAAAAAGTAGGCTTAGTCGGTAAGAATGGCTGCGGTAAATCGACCCTATTGTCGCTACTCAAACAAGAGATTAGCGCAGAGAGCGGTAACGTTAATTACCCAGCGAATTGGTCCTTAGCCTGGGTGAATCAAGAAACACCGGCACTGTCTACCTCAGCTATAGACTATGTAATTGATGGTGATAGAGAATTTAGGGATTTAGAAGCTCAACTCTCAGTCGCCAATCAGGTCAATGATGGGAATCAAATTGCACTACTTCACGGTAAATTAGAGGCTATTCAAGCCTGGAGTATACAGGCCCGTGCGGCTAGCTTGCTCTATGGATTGGGCTTTTCCCATACTCAACTCCAATCGCCAGTGAAAGATTTCTCCGGGGGATGGCGTATGCGCCTAAACCTAGCTCAGGCGCTCATCTGCCGGTCAGACCTTTTACTGCTGGATGAACCGACCAACCACTTAGATCTCGATGCGGTCATTTGGTTAGAGAAATGGCTGAAAAGTTATACTGGAACCTTAATCCTCATCTCACACGACAGGGATTTTCTCGATCCTACTGTAGGTAAGATCTTGCATATAGAGCAAGAGAAGCTAATGGATTATACCGGTAACTACAGTGATTTCGAGCGGCAGCGCGCGACTAAATTGGCGCAACAACAGTCCTTATATCAAAGCCAACAGACTAAAGTTGCACACCTTCAGCACTATATTGACCGTTTTCGCGCTAAAGCAACTAAAGCGAAACAAGCACAAAGTCGCCTAAAAATGTTGGAACGAATGGAGATGATTGCCCCCGCGCATGTCGATAACCCATTTACCTTCAAATTCCGTGCCCCAGAGTCGCTCCCTTCTCCGTTATTAACCATGGAGAAGGTCACTGCTGGCTATGGTGATAAGGTTATTCTACAGTCAATTAAACTCAATTTGGTGCCGGGATCGCGCATAGGCCTACTCGGTAAAAATGGGGCAGGTAAATCAACCCTGATTAAGTTACTGTCCGGTGAGCTTAATCCACAGTCCGGTGTGGTCAACTTGGCCAAAGGAGTAAAGCTCGGCTATTTTGCACAGCACCAACTTGAGTATCTGCGGGCAGAAGAGTCCCCGCTACAACACCTGCAACGCCAGGCCCCGAAAGAGCTGGAACAACACTTACGTGATTATTTAGGGGGATTTGGCTTTCAAGGCGATCAAGTTAAAGCGCCTACCGCGCAATTCTCGGGTGGGGAGAAAGCGCGTTTAGTATTAGCGCTGATTGTCTGGGAACGTCCAAACTTGCTGCTACTCGATGAACCGACTAACCACCTTGATCTCGATATGCGTCAAGCGCTGACTGAAGCGCTGATCGATTTTGAAGGCGCGTTGGTAGTCGTATCGCACGATCGCCATCTACTCCGTGCGACAACCGATGACCTCTATCTCGTTCATAGTGGCAGTGTCGAAATGTTTGCCGGCGATCTTGATGACTATCAGCAATGGCTCGCTGACCAGCAAAAAGAGACGACTCCCTCTCAAAAAAGCGAGACTTCTCGTGATAATAGCCAAAGTGCACAGTCACGGAAGGATCAGAAAAGGCGTGATGCTGAACTGCGAACTAAAACGCAGCCCTTACGAAAACAAATCGAGAAGCTCGAAAAACAGATGAGCGAGCATCAGCGTAAATTAGCAGAAGACGAAGAAAAGCTCGCTGATCCTACAATCTATGAAGCCAGCCGTAAGCCTGAACTGACCGATACTTTACAGCATCGGACCGCCGTTCAGGCACAGCTTGAAGAAATAGAGCTCGCTTGGCTTGATGCGCAAGAGGAACTTGAAGCGTTACTTGCGAGTGAAAGCTAA
- the kefB gene encoding glutathione-regulated potassium-efflux system protein KefB, translating to MGGSDLLTAGVIYLAAAVVAVPIAARLGIGAVLGYLLAGIAIGPWGAGFISDVEEILHFSELGVVFLMFIIGLELNPGKLWQLRRSIFGVGAGQVIFSSVLLAGLLWVTQFSWQAAVIGGIGLAMSSTAMALQLMQEKGMNRSEAGQLGFSVLLFQDLAVIPALALVPLLAGNDSGHPTDWMKIGMKVLAFAGMLVGGRFLLRPIFRYIAASGVKEIFTASALLLVIGSALFMDALGLSMALGTFIAGILLAESEYRHELEVAIDPFKALLLGLFFISVGMALNIGVLFTHIVEVLVAVIALVAIKALVLYILARLYGMRSSERLQFSGVLSQGGEFAFVLFSAASSAGLFHQEQLSLLLVIVTLSMITTPLLMKLIDLILVRRFNNKDDENAEKHYVEDDEPQVILVGFGRFGQVVGRLLMANNMRVTVLEKDISVVSLTRSYGYKVYYGDSNDLELLRAAGAERAQSIIVTCDDPSDTMATVALCQQHFPHLKILARARGRVEAHELLQAGITDITRETFLSAVQLAGKALVSLGIHPYQAERAQQYFTQLDEQMLKDLMPHHDETGHISRVKEARRELEDVFRREMQQDKQTLGRWDAAD from the coding sequence ATGGGCGGATCTGATTTATTAACCGCAGGTGTCATTTATCTTGCTGCGGCGGTAGTCGCCGTGCCGATTGCCGCAAGATTAGGTATTGGTGCGGTACTCGGGTATCTCTTAGCGGGGATAGCGATTGGCCCTTGGGGCGCAGGATTTATTAGCGATGTTGAGGAAATTCTCCACTTCTCCGAATTAGGGGTCGTGTTTTTGATGTTCATCATCGGGCTTGAACTCAACCCAGGCAAGCTGTGGCAGTTAAGGCGTTCTATTTTTGGTGTTGGCGCCGGACAGGTTATTTTCTCTAGTGTGTTACTCGCAGGGCTACTATGGGTAACGCAGTTTTCCTGGCAAGCCGCGGTTATTGGCGGTATCGGTCTGGCAATGTCATCAACGGCTATGGCATTACAATTAATGCAGGAAAAAGGCATGAACCGAAGTGAAGCCGGACAACTCGGCTTTTCGGTTTTACTTTTTCAAGATTTGGCCGTGATACCTGCCTTAGCGCTCGTACCATTATTAGCAGGAAATGATTCAGGGCATCCAACTGATTGGATGAAAATTGGGATGAAAGTCCTCGCTTTCGCTGGAATGTTGGTTGGTGGACGCTTCTTATTGCGGCCCATCTTTCGTTACATTGCGGCATCGGGCGTAAAAGAGATTTTTACCGCTTCTGCATTATTGTTAGTTATCGGCTCTGCGCTTTTTATGGATGCTTTAGGACTATCGATGGCCTTAGGGACCTTTATCGCAGGTATCCTGTTAGCGGAAAGTGAATATCGTCATGAGTTAGAGGTCGCGATCGACCCCTTTAAAGCGCTACTGCTTGGGTTATTTTTTATCTCTGTCGGGATGGCGTTAAATATTGGCGTATTATTTACGCATATAGTAGAGGTATTGGTCGCCGTAATCGCGCTGGTCGCCATCAAAGCGTTAGTCCTGTACATACTTGCACGGCTCTATGGAATGAGAAGCTCGGAGCGTTTACAGTTCTCTGGCGTACTAAGTCAAGGCGGGGAATTTGCTTTTGTTCTCTTCTCAGCCGCGTCCAGTGCAGGTCTGTTCCATCAAGAGCAGCTCTCATTACTACTGGTCATCGTGACCCTCTCGATGATTACTACCCCTTTATTAATGAAGCTGATTGACCTCATCTTGGTACGTCGTTTCAATAATAAAGATGATGAAAATGCGGAAAAGCATTATGTGGAAGATGACGAACCTCAAGTTATTTTGGTTGGTTTTGGGCGTTTTGGTCAGGTAGTTGGGCGCTTACTGATGGCCAATAACATGCGAGTGACAGTATTAGAGAAAGATATCAGTGTGGTAAGTTTGACCCGTAGTTATGGCTATAAAGTGTATTATGGCGATTCCAATGATCTTGAGTTATTGCGTGCAGCAGGAGCGGAACGGGCGCAATCGATCATTGTGACCTGCGATGATCCATCCGATACCATGGCAACCGTCGCGCTGTGTCAGCAACATTTCCCTCATCTAAAAATACTCGCACGTGCAAGAGGTCGGGTCGAGGCACATGAGCTCTTACAAGCGGGAATTACTGATATTACGCGCGAAACTTTTTTAAGTGCGGTTCAGTTAGCAGGGAAGGCATTAGTATCCTTGGGTATCCATCCTTACCAAGCGGAGCGCGCCCAGCAATATTTTACTCAGCTTGATGAACAAATGCTGAAGGACCTGATGCCACACCACGATGAAACCGGCCACATCTCACGGGTGAAGGAAGCTCGTCGTGAGCTTGAGGATGTTTTTCGTAGAGAGATGCAGCAGGATAAACAGACATTGGGACGCTGGGATGCCGCAGATTAA
- a CDS encoding YccS/YhfK family putative transporter, whose amino-acid sequence MLRRLIYHPEVNYAFRQTLVLCLPIALGWLLGDLHSGLLFSLVPSCCNLAGLDTPHKRFFKRLVVGGLLFACSSFLLLWCLAQHYPLPLFLFALPLIIGVTGEISPLHGRLLPASLVAAVLSISLAGRMPIWGPPLLYLGGTVWYGVFNWAWFKFSQAQQLRETLSLLYRELGNYCEHKYHRIFSADDSPESLQDLLKRQQKVIDLITQCYQQLHMLPAARNRNDRFLIRYFLMAQDIQEHITISLNQPEEIKKLCHDSFGREILNWNANTVTAQLHRLADDILYHQFVKPFSMSKQISALEKLAQQFPHNPVPQFCFYHFTRIARVLQNEKPLYQRDLMRDRQRRLPLLPALKSYLSLKSTALRSAARFSIMLMCGGIVGIALNMPKPYWILMTIVFVSQNNYSATRVRIQHRALGTFAGLIIAAITLNLHAPESWILIIMLLITFFSNLFNRQYYGWATIGFTVTAVYSLQLLSLNGHQFLVPRLLDTLLGCLIAFGGTLWLWPQWQSALLRDNTLDVLNAYQQALKVLLGPEQKDEVFEAARVEANQKHNALFNALNQAMQEPGFDDEYLEEMHLWVSHSQYIVEHINELTALAREHTMLTPTLAERYLQACEIALQQCQQRLLYANDQENYHSTHVMDEAANFDKGPSTIVERHIERILVHVKSMRTISAIIWTQRPKHGAWFSRTHKSPEQ is encoded by the coding sequence ATGCTACGTCGACTTATTTATCACCCTGAAGTAAATTATGCTTTCCGCCAAACGTTAGTGCTCTGTCTACCGATCGCACTAGGCTGGCTGTTAGGCGATCTCCACTCAGGCTTACTTTTTTCTTTAGTCCCATCCTGCTGTAATCTGGCTGGATTAGATACTCCACATAAACGCTTTTTTAAACGTCTCGTCGTGGGGGGATTACTTTTCGCCTGCAGCAGCTTTTTGCTTCTTTGGTGTTTAGCGCAGCACTATCCCTTACCGCTCTTTCTATTCGCGTTACCATTAATCATCGGGGTGACGGGGGAGATTAGTCCATTACACGGCCGGCTCTTACCTGCCTCACTGGTGGCAGCTGTGCTGTCGATTAGCCTAGCTGGACGCATGCCGATATGGGGCCCTCCCTTACTCTATCTAGGTGGGACAGTTTGGTATGGCGTGTTCAATTGGGCTTGGTTTAAGTTCTCGCAAGCTCAGCAACTTCGTGAAACACTCAGTTTGCTTTATCGCGAATTGGGAAACTACTGCGAGCATAAATATCACCGTATCTTTAGTGCAGATGACTCTCCCGAAAGCTTACAGGACCTTCTCAAGCGCCAACAGAAAGTGATTGACCTGATTACTCAATGCTATCAACAATTACATATGTTACCGGCAGCGAGAAACCGTAATGACCGGTTCCTGATTCGCTATTTTTTGATGGCTCAAGATATTCAAGAGCATATTACGATTAGCTTGAATCAGCCGGAGGAAATCAAAAAACTTTGCCACGATAGTTTTGGTAGGGAAATTTTAAATTGGAATGCGAATACTGTCACGGCACAACTCCACCGCTTAGCTGACGATATTTTATACCACCAATTTGTGAAGCCTTTTTCAATGAGTAAGCAAATTTCAGCATTGGAAAAACTGGCTCAACAATTTCCCCACAATCCGGTCCCCCAATTTTGCTTTTATCACTTTACGCGAATTGCTCGAGTCTTACAGAATGAGAAACCTCTGTATCAACGTGACCTGATGCGCGATAGGCAGCGCCGTTTACCTTTATTACCCGCCTTAAAAAGTTATTTATCGCTGAAATCAACTGCCTTACGTTCCGCTGCACGTTTCTCGATCATGTTGATGTGTGGTGGAATCGTCGGTATAGCGCTCAATATGCCCAAACCTTATTGGATTTTGATGACTATCGTATTCGTGAGTCAAAATAACTATAGCGCTACACGGGTACGTATACAGCACCGGGCATTAGGAACTTTTGCTGGATTAATCATTGCGGCAATTACCCTCAATCTCCATGCACCTGAGTCTTGGATACTAATCATCATGTTACTGATTACCTTTTTCAGTAACTTGTTCAATCGCCAATATTATGGCTGGGCGACGATTGGATTTACGGTGACGGCAGTTTATTCACTGCAACTGCTTTCCTTAAACGGGCACCAATTTCTTGTTCCTCGTTTATTAGATACCTTACTCGGCTGCTTAATCGCCTTCGGGGGCACGCTTTGGTTATGGCCACAATGGCAGAGTGCGCTGTTACGCGATAATACTTTGGATGTGCTCAATGCCTATCAACAAGCCCTAAAAGTATTGCTAGGCCCAGAGCAGAAGGATGAGGTTTTTGAAGCCGCGCGTGTAGAGGCAAACCAAAAACATAACGCGCTATTTAACGCCCTTAATCAAGCCATGCAGGAGCCTGGTTTCGATGATGAATATCTTGAAGAGATGCATTTATGGGTTAGCCATAGCCAGTACATCGTCGAACATATTAATGAGCTTACTGCTTTAGCCCGTGAGCACACGATGCTAACCCCAACGTTGGCCGAGCGCTATTTACAGGCTTGTGAGATAGCCTTACAGCAATGCCAACAGCGATTATTGTATGCTAACGATCAAGAGAACTATCACTCTACCCATGTGATGGATGAAGCGGCTAATTTCGATAAGGGGCCAAGCACAATTGTCGAGCGGCATATCGAGCGGATTCTTGTGCATGTGAAATCTATGCGGACGATTTCAGCCATTATCTGGACCCAGCGCCCAAAACACGGTGCATGGTTTTCCCGAACTCATAAGAGCCCTGAGCAGTAA
- a CDS encoding OsmC family protein, producing MEAKVKWVDGLCFVAESASGHQVVMDGNRGEKGPSPMEMVLMSAGTCSAIDVVSILEKGRHEVLGCEVKLTSTRRDEAPRLFTHINLHFIVTGKTLTDKVVERAVSLSAEKYCSVALMLEQAVEITHSHEIVIV from the coding sequence GTGGAAGCGAAAGTAAAGTGGGTCGATGGGCTTTGTTTTGTCGCAGAATCGGCTTCAGGGCACCAAGTCGTCATGGATGGTAATCGCGGCGAAAAAGGACCGAGCCCAATGGAAATGGTCCTAATGTCGGCGGGAACTTGTAGTGCAATTGATGTGGTGTCGATATTAGAAAAAGGTCGCCATGAGGTTCTAGGATGTGAAGTTAAATTAACCTCAACTCGCCGTGATGAGGCGCCGCGACTTTTCACCCACATTAATCTGCATTTCATTGTGACGGGAAAGACATTGACCGATAAAGTGGTCGAGCGGGCGGTTTCCCTTTCCGCGGAAAAATACTGCTCAGTAGCACTTATGTTGGAACAAGCAGTAGAAATCACCCATAGTCACGAGATAGTTATCGTTTAG
- a CDS encoding phosphoribulokinase has protein sequence MSAKHPIIAVTGSSGAGTTTTSLAFRKIFQQLGIQAAEIEGDSYHRYTRPEMDVAIRKARDLGKHISYFGPDANDFLLLEQTFKQYSETGSGRSRKYLHTYDEAVPWKQVPGTFTPWQALPEKTDVLFYEGLHGAVVTEEHNVADLVDLLVGVVPIVNLEWIQKLIRDMQERSHSREAVMDSVIRSMEDYVNYITPQFSRTHINFQRVPMVDTSNPFAAHAIPSMDESLVVIHLRGVEEINYPYLLAMIQGSFISAMNTLVVPGGKMGLAMELILTPVIKKLAEKRQQTLLTSQC, from the coding sequence ATGTCAGCCAAACATCCCATTATTGCTGTAACAGGTTCAAGCGGTGCCGGGACAACGACAACTAGCCTAGCCTTCCGGAAGATCTTCCAACAGCTAGGTATTCAAGCCGCTGAAATTGAGGGAGACAGTTATCATCGCTACACTCGACCAGAAATGGACGTTGCCATCCGTAAAGCGAGAGATTTAGGGAAACACATTAGTTATTTTGGTCCTGACGCTAACGACTTTTTACTGTTAGAACAGACATTTAAGCAATACTCTGAAACTGGCTCCGGCCGTTCTCGTAAATATCTCCATACCTACGATGAAGCCGTCCCTTGGAAACAAGTTCCCGGAACCTTCACACCATGGCAAGCGCTCCCTGAAAAGACAGATGTTTTATTCTACGAGGGATTACATGGCGCGGTGGTTACTGAAGAGCATAACGTTGCCGATTTAGTGGATTTGTTAGTCGGAGTCGTACCCATTGTAAACTTAGAATGGATTCAGAAGTTAATACGAGATATGCAAGAGCGGAGTCATTCTCGCGAAGCAGTAATGGACTCAGTGATTCGCTCTATGGAAGATTACGTTAACTACATCACGCCGCAGTTCTCTCGTACCCACATTAACTTTCAGCGCGTCCCGATGGTCGATACCTCTAACCCCTTTGCGGCTCATGCGATTCCTTCAATGGATGAGAGCTTAGTGGTGATCCATCTTCGCGGTGTGGAAGAGATTAACTACCCTTATCTCCTCGCCATGATCCAAGGATCTTTTATCTCCGCCATGAACACCTTGGTAGTCCCCGGCGGAAAAATGGGCTTGGCGATGGAACTTATCTTGACACCAGTCATTAAAAAACTAGCTGAAAAGCGCCAACAGACCTTGTTAACAAGCCAATGCTAA